The following proteins come from a genomic window of Symbiobacterium terraclitae:
- a CDS encoding transketolase family protein gives MELLKRVHAHNIVAWAKDRPEVVVLSADLTSSSEADLFRDTYPDRFFSFGLSEQNMLSVAGGMAREGLTPFVHTFAVFIYRRAYDQIAMSVAYPNLRVRMIGFLPGILTPGGATHQAIEDIAVMRALPNMTILETGDATDVESVLDVAQAVDGPVYVRMLRGEIPRLFDASEPMRFNRARILSRGTDIALLTSGICTEEAMRATSVLKARGVSIQHLHVTTLKPFTDPAVLEAAAGAKYGVITMENHSVIGGLGTAVAEVMVEAGLGKRLVRIGIPDVFAHGASRQYLMKELGLDAMALVRKVEQMVGQALGITEEDLAAVRLTAVHSDAKAEAL, from the coding sequence ATGGAGTTGCTCAAGCGGGTACACGCGCACAACATCGTGGCCTGGGCCAAGGACAGGCCCGAGGTGGTCGTCCTGTCGGCCGACCTCACGAGTTCCAGCGAGGCTGACCTCTTCCGCGACACCTATCCCGACCGCTTCTTTAGCTTCGGCCTGTCCGAGCAGAACATGCTGAGCGTCGCCGGCGGGATGGCCCGCGAGGGTCTGACCCCCTTCGTCCACACCTTCGCCGTCTTCATCTACCGCCGGGCGTACGACCAGATCGCCATGTCCGTGGCGTACCCGAACCTGCGCGTGCGGATGATCGGGTTCCTCCCCGGCATCCTGACGCCGGGCGGCGCGACGCACCAGGCCATCGAGGACATCGCCGTCATGCGGGCCCTGCCCAACATGACCATCCTCGAGACCGGCGACGCGACCGACGTGGAGTCCGTCCTGGACGTGGCGCAGGCGGTGGACGGCCCCGTGTACGTCCGGATGCTCCGGGGCGAGATCCCGCGCCTCTTCGACGCCAGCGAGCCCATGCGGTTCAACCGGGCACGGATCCTGAGCCGCGGGACGGACATCGCGCTCCTCACCTCCGGCATCTGCACCGAGGAGGCCATGCGGGCCACCAGCGTGCTGAAGGCGCGCGGCGTCTCCATCCAGCACCTGCACGTGACCACGCTCAAGCCCTTCACCGACCCGGCGGTGCTCGAGGCCGCGGCGGGCGCCAAGTACGGGGTCATCACCATGGAGAACCACTCCGTCATCGGCGGCCTGGGCACGGCCGTGGCGGAGGTCATGGTCGAGGCCGGGCTCGGCAAGCGCCTGGTGCGCATCGGCATCCCTGACGTCTTCGCGCACGGGGCCAGCCGCCAGTACCTCATGAAGGAACTCGGGCTGGACGCCATGGCACTGGTGCGCAAGGTGGAACAGATGGTCGGCCAGGCGCTGGGCATCACCGAGGAGGACCTGGCCGCCGTCCGGCTCACCGCAGTCCACAGCGATGCAAAGGCGGAGGCACTGTAA